From one Ursus arctos isolate Adak ecotype North America unplaced genomic scaffold, UrsArc2.0 scaffold_26, whole genome shotgun sequence genomic stretch:
- the LOC125282274 gene encoding uncharacterized protein LOC125282274 translates to MLRKTLILTAWLALAVAYPVIHQTQEEPVVHSPGLFGYDALNELISDLDLITDLELISELELMSALELTAELASTVDLALAMVESTSTLEAPADVESTTDLESMVTPESIADLESTTDLESTATPESIADLESTTDLESTATPESIADLESTTDLESTATPESIADLESTTDLESSTDLESTVTPESIADLESTTDLESSTDLEFTVTPEFPTDVESPSTPESTTDLESPMDLVSISDVESTTDVHFEDAQAFELSTEVESLTHTFEEAITKAMEDVPAAHSEEPMTGRPDEPSTSAGGNESVSVLS, encoded by the exons ATGCTCCGGAAGACCCTGATACTCACAGCCTGGTTGGCCCTAGCTGTGGCTTACCCCGTAATACACCAGA CCCAAGAAGAGCCTGTTGTACACTCACCAGGCCTGTTCGGTTATGATGCTCTCAATG AATTAATTAGTGACCTAGACTTGATCACTGACCTTGAGTTGATCAGTGAACTTGAGTTGATGAGTGCCCTTGAGTTGACCGCTGAACTAGCGTCCACTGTTGACCTAGCGTTGGCCATGGTAGAGTCCACCTCGACCCTGGAGGCCCCCGCTGATGTGGAGTCCACCACTGACCTGGAGTCCATGGTGACCCCAGAGTCCATCGCTGACTTGGAGTCCACCACTGACCTGGAGTCCACAGCGACCCCGGAGTCCATCGCTGACCTGGAGTCCACCACTGACCTGGAGTCCACGGCGACCCCGGAGTCCATCGCTGACCTGGAGTCCACCACTGACCTGGAGTCCACAGCGACCCCGGAGTCCATCGCTGACCTGGAGTCCACCACTGACCTGGAGTCCTCCACTGACCTGGAGTCCACGGTGACCCCGGAGTCCATTGCTGACCTGGAGTCCACCACTGACCTGGAGTCCTCCACTGACCTGGAGTTCACGGTGACCCCGGAGTTCCCCACTGATGTGGAGTCCCCCTCGACCCCAGAGTCCACCACTGACCTGGAGTCTCCCATGGACCTAGTCTCCATTAGTGATGTAGAATCGACCACGGATGTGCATTTTGAGGACGCCCAAGCTTTCG AATTATCTACTGAGGTGGAATCGCTCACTCATACCTTTGAGGAAGCAATCACTAAAGCCATGG AAGATGTCCCTGCTGCTCATTCAGAAGAGCCCATGACCGGAAGACCAG ACGAGCCAAGCACCTCTGCGGGAGGCAACGAGTCCGTCTCAGTACTTTCTT aa